CTGGGTTAAAGTGAAGGGGGTTGAAGAAGAACTTTACACCGGAAAGCTCTATGACTTCACGACGACCACTGAGAACTTCCTCTCCAACGGTGCCGTCTCCCACAACTGTACCTACCACAGAACTGACAGTACACACGTCAGCAACACCGGAATAGAGGTCGCGAAGGAATACATAACCCAGGAACTCGGCGAAAAGTACTTCAAACCCAGGCCGTGGGGAGAGGAGGGAGCACACGAGGCCATAAGACCCACTAGACCGATAGACACCGGCAGGTTGATGCAGCTCATCCGCGATGGAATAATCCAGCTCCCGAGGAACCTTACAAGGAATCACTACAGGCTCTACGACATGATATTCAGGCGCTTCATGACGAGCCAGATGACCCCAGCGAAGATACTCTACGAGAAGGCCGTAATCAACGCTGGCGTCGGAAAGGCCGAGCTTGAAGGCTACGTTGAGATAATCGAGGACGGCTGGACAAGACTGCGCTCGCCGCCGCTCAGGGAGCTTCCAAAGCTTGAGAAGGGAATGAAGCTCAAGGTGGTTGAGGCAAAGAAGTGGAAGGCTCCAAAGGTTTCCCTCTACACTCAGGGAGACATAATAGCCCTGATGAAGGAGAGGAAGATAGGAAGACCGTCAACGTACGCCAAGATCGTTGAAACGCTCATGAGAAGAGGTTACGTCGTGGAAACAAAGGGAAGAAAGAAGCTCCTTCCAACGGAAAAAGGCATCAAAGTCTACCACTACCTCGTCAGCAAGTACAGGGACCTTGTGAGCGAGGAGAGAACGAGGGAACTTGAGGAAATAATGGACCGCATAGAAGAAGGGATTGAGGATTACATAAAGGTTCTCGGGGAGCTTTATTCGGAAATTCAAAGATACGTTTCGGGTTGATGGTGTTTTAATCGCTTGCCACTATCTTTTTATGCTGTCCCATTCTGTCTTTTTGAATGCTTGAGCCTTAGGGTATGTTTACCGTAAATAATCCATTATGTTATCTTGTTCTCTCTTGAGGTTCTGATTTCCAAAAACTTTAAAACCCCAGCTGTGGTAACCTGGTTGTATCCCCATACAACCAGAGTATAATCTAAGTAAGTTATCCAATCCAACTATGTCCGACACATGCCATGAACTTCCCCTGGGAGGAAAAGATTTATATTGGTTGGGACCCAATTTAGAAATAGAAAATTAGGTGGTGGTAAAGATGGTCAAGGACAGGATGGTGGAGCTCCTTCAGGAGCACTTTGAGTTGAACCTCTACGAGGCAAGGGCGTACGTGGCCCTGGTCGGTTTTGGTGTTCTTACACCGGCCGAGCTTGCCAGCGTCTCAGAGGTTCCGGCTCCAAGAACTTACGACGTCCTCAGGAGCCTTGAGAAGAAGGGATTCGCCATCAGCCAGCCGGGCAAGGTCAACAAGTACAGGCCGGTGCACCCGGAGAACATCCTCGAGAAGTTCATCGAGGAGTGGCAGGAGCGCGTTAAGGAAGAGCTCGAGGCCAAGAAGAAGGCCAAGGAGGAGCTCATCGAGCTCATGAAGCCGCTCATCGAGACCGAGATTCCGAAGTACGGCGTTGAGAGGGTCTGGGTTGTCAGGGGCATAAGGAACGCCACCCTCAAGACCAAGGAGATGTTCGAGGAAGTCAAGGAGAAGATCCTCCTCGCCGACGACGGTTACATCGCCATAAACCTCGAGAACGACCTCATTAAGGCCATCGACAACGGCGCCAAGGCCAAGATCATCGTGAGCAAGTCCCTCCTCAAGAGGCTTGAGGGCTCAAAGATCATGGAGTACGCCAAGAAGGGCAAGCTCGAGCTCAGGGCCCTTGACAAGTTCGAGCTCCCGATGCTCATCTGCGACGACGAGGTCTTCTTCGCCCTTGAGGACATGGCTGCAAGGTACTTCAACTACGAGACCCAGGTCTGGATCAAGGACTTCAGGGTCAGGGACCTCTTCGAGGCAAAGTTCAACGAGTACTGGGAGAAGGCCGAGAAGGTCTGATCCCTTCTCTCTGTTCTTGCTTTTACTGTTCTTTTCTTCGGTTGTTCAGAGAAACATTGTGCTACCTATCATAGGCGTTCAATCCCATACTGGGCCGAGAAGTCAAAAGTGGAGAGAATAGAGGTTAGTCAAACGTACTTGAACTCCTCTTCCTCCTCTCTCTTTTCCCGGATTTTCCAGAAGATTTTTCCTTCCCTCTGGAAGCTCTCCACCTTGCCCTGCTCGGCGAACCTTAGGAGGTAGCGCCTTACCTCCATCGGGCTGATTCCAGTCTCCTTGGCTATCTCATCAACGGTCTTCGGGCCGCTTTCAAGGGCCTTCAAAACCCTCTGGTTCTTCATTCAGATCCCTCCAGTCGTTTATACCTCTCCAACAGGTCGATTATCTTCTCCATCACCCTTAAATGTTTCTCAAGTTCTTCAATGTCCTCTGGAAGGGAGTTCGCAAGCTGGGTCAGCTTCTCCCTCAGCCTCTCTTCGACGTCTTTGACCTCCTCCTTCATTTCGGCCTTCCTTTTTCTTTCCCTGTACTCGCATACTGGACAGAAAACCCTACCGTCCTTCTCAAAGAGGGGCGAACCGCACCTCGGACAGTGTCTATCGAGCATCTTAGCGCCGGAAAGCATCAGAGGCATTATCACGTTCCTGATTTCTTCTTCGGTTGGCCCCTTCACTCCAATCCCTCCGTCAGGAGCTGGAAGACCTCAAAGAGTGCCCGCTTTCCAAGACGGGAGTGCCTTATTCTGTCCGAAATTTCGGCAATGTCAAACGCAACAACGTTGAACTCCCGCTTTATCGCCTCAAGTATCTCGATTAGCTCATCGAGAGTCAGCTCACCGTGCTGGAATCGAGCTATTTTGTACTCCGGCCTGAGAACGTCCATATCGACTGTGAGGTATATTTCATCGCCGAGGTACTTCTTTGCATCGGCTATTATGTCCTCAATGGAGTTCGTCTGGAAGTTCTTATAAGCCCTCCACTTTCCACCCCGTTTTCTGCTCCTCAACAGGGCTGGATATATCTTGACTCGCCTCGTCCAGAGCTGGGTTCTGTCGGTTGTCGGTATCATCAAGACCGGAGCCATCACGGCGGCCCTCTCAACGAGCCTGTTCTCAAGGGCATAGGCCAGCCACGAGCCGTGATCAAGGTAGTCGTGCATCAAATCTGTGTGAGCATCAACGCTGATCAGGGATTTTGGCCTCAGCCTGTCGATTATCCCGTAGGTTGCGAGGTGTTCACCGACCACATAGGCCCTGTCCTGGGGAATTCGCTCTGATAGAAGGTCAATCCTGCTGGCCTCGACGATGACGTAGTCATCAATGAGCTTGTTCCTTTTTAGGAGCTGGAGGGTGTAGAGAACTCCATCGCGGTTGGGCTTCTCTCCAAAGGGTATGAAAGTTACCATTCCTTCCACCAGCACAACATTGGGAACTTTTTTTAAAAGCGTTGGGAGGAATAATAGGCATTTTTATGTCAATCTTCACGGCCAAACCTTTAAAAACTCGACCCAAAACCTTCAACTGAAAAATCTCCGGAGGTCGTGTCATGATACTCCAGGTCGCTCTTGACCTTACCGATATTGAGCAGGCCATTTCTATAGCTGAGAAGGCCGCCCGCGGCGGGGCCCACTGGCTTGAAGTAGGCACTCCCCTCATCAAGAAAGAAGGAATGAGGGCAGTAGAGCTCATGAAGAGGCGCTTCCCGGACAGGAAGATAGTCGCGGATCTCAAGACAATGGACACCGGTGCCCTCGAGGTCGAGATGGCCGCGAGGCACGGCGCTGATGTTGTTTCTATTCTGGGCGTTGCAGACGACAAGACCATCAAGGATGCAGTTGAGGTCGCGAGGAGGTATGGAATAAGGGTTATGGTTGACCTGATCGGCGTCAAGGACAAGGTTAAGAGGGCAAAAGAGCTTGAGAAGATGGGCGTCCACTACATCCTCGTCCACACTGGAATTGACGAGCAGGCCCAGGGCAAGAACCCACTTGAGGACCTTGAGAAGGTCGTAAAGGCCGTCAAAGTTCCGGTTGCAGTCGCTGGGGGCCTGAATCTCGATACGATACCTAAGGTCATAGAGCTCGGCGCCACGATAATCATCGTGGGAAGCGCCATAACCAAGGCCAAAGACCCTGAAGAAGTCACCAGAAGGATAATAGACCTCTTCTGGGGCGAGTACATGATGACGATAAGAAAGGCCATGTTCGACATAACGGACCACATAAGGAGCGTCGCCGAAAACCTCAAGCTCGAACAGGTTAGAGGCCTCGTGGATGCCATGATAGGGGCCAACAAGATATTCATCTACGGCGCCGGAAGGAGCGGGCTCGTCGGCAAGGCCTTCGCGATGAGGCTCATGCACCTCGACTTCAACGTCTACGTCGTCGGTGAGACAATCACGCCAGCATTCGAGGCAGGGGATTTACTCATAGCCATAAGTGGTTCGGGTGAAACAAAGAGCATAGTGGATGCCGCTCAGATAGCAAAGGAGCAGGGCGGAAAGGTCGTCGGCATAACCTCGTACGCGGACTCGACACTCGGAAAACTCGCTGACGTTGTCGTTGAAATCCCGGGAAGGACAAAGGCAGACGTCCCCACTGACTACATAGCCAGGCAGATGCTCACCCAGTACAAATGGATAGCCCCTATGGGAACTCTTTTCGAGGACTCCACTATGGTCTTCCTTGACGGCATTATAGCACTCCTCATGGCGACCTTCCAGAAGACCGAAAAGGATATGAAGAGGAAGCACGCGACCCTTGAGTGAGGGTCGCGATGTTCTCCTTTACCCATATTTTTGCTGGAATTGGTAGCAATGGTTCAAGGATAGTCAATGGAATTGAAACGGACTCCGTGGTAAAGGTATCCTTGAATCCAGCCAGGTACATTCTGCGGCCTAAG
This sequence is a window from Thermococcus kodakarensis KOD1. Protein-coding genes within it:
- the trmBL2 gene encoding HTH-type transcriptional regulator TrmBL2, producing the protein MVKDRMVELLQEHFELNLYEARAYVALVGFGVLTPAELASVSEVPAPRTYDVLRSLEKKGFAISQPGKVNKYRPVHPENILEKFIEEWQERVKEELEAKKKAKEELIELMKPLIETEIPKYGVERVWVVRGIRNATLKTKEMFEEVKEKILLADDGYIAINLENDLIKAIDNGAKAKIIVSKSLLKRLEGSKIMEYAKKGKLELRALDKFELPMLICDDEVFFALEDMAARYFNYETQVWIKDFRVRDLFEAKFNEYWEKAEKV
- a CDS encoding helix-turn-helix domain-containing protein, which translates into the protein MKNQRVLKALESGPKTVDEIAKETGISPMEVRRYLLRFAEQGKVESFQREGKIFWKIREKREEEEEFKYV
- a CDS encoding Sjogren's syndrome/scleroderma autoantigen 1 family protein → MKGPTEEEIRNVIMPLMLSGAKMLDRHCPRCGSPLFEKDGRVFCPVCEYRERKRKAEMKEEVKDVEERLREKLTQLANSLPEDIEELEKHLRVMEKIIDLLERYKRLEGSE
- a CDS encoding arginase family protein gives rise to the protein MVTFIPFGEKPNRDGVLYTLQLLKRNKLIDDYVIVEASRIDLLSERIPQDRAYVVGEHLATYGIIDRLRPKSLISVDAHTDLMHDYLDHGSWLAYALENRLVERAAVMAPVLMIPTTDRTQLWTRRVKIYPALLRSRKRGGKWRAYKNFQTNSIEDIIADAKKYLGDEIYLTVDMDVLRPEYKIARFQHGELTLDELIEILEAIKREFNVVAFDIAEISDRIRHSRLGKRALFEVFQLLTEGLE
- the hxlAB gene encoding bifunctional 3-hexulose-6-phosphate synthase/6-phospho-3-hexuloisomerase — encoded protein: MILQVALDLTDIEQAISIAEKAARGGAHWLEVGTPLIKKEGMRAVELMKRRFPDRKIVADLKTMDTGALEVEMAARHGADVVSILGVADDKTIKDAVEVARRYGIRVMVDLIGVKDKVKRAKELEKMGVHYILVHTGIDEQAQGKNPLEDLEKVVKAVKVPVAVAGGLNLDTIPKVIELGATIIIVGSAITKAKDPEEVTRRIIDLFWGEYMMTIRKAMFDITDHIRSVAENLKLEQVRGLVDAMIGANKIFIYGAGRSGLVGKAFAMRLMHLDFNVYVVGETITPAFEAGDLLIAISGSGETKSIVDAAQIAKEQGGKVVGITSYADSTLGKLADVVVEIPGRTKADVPTDYIARQMLTQYKWIAPMGTLFEDSTMVFLDGIIALLMATFQKTEKDMKRKHATLE